A stretch of Lactuca sativa cultivar Salinas chromosome 6, Lsat_Salinas_v11, whole genome shotgun sequence DNA encodes these proteins:
- the LOC111908836 gene encoding UDP-glucuronate:xylan alpha-glucuronosyltransferase 2 isoform X1 has translation MWKVTPSKSLVIRINLVFLSCFLVIYATLLLRPSASSVYHENAASYVRCSLRDCHHKVETGYKMKAVLLEDAVESSSNHSKQKMVKRERPSFLNSSGYPGTGIRMRMGMVNMEGEDLSDWNVLGKTIPVTFEKVSDLFEWKDLFPEWIDEEEEMHETLCPEIPMPDYKKYGYFDMIVVKIPCKFPAEGWGRDVFRLQLHMIAANMVVRRGRKNWNRKPKVVVLSKCRPMVEIFRCDDLLAHDGDWWYYRPNMKKLEQKVYLPVGTCNLALPLWGKGNDEVYDVTKIQQTNSRRKSTKRQAYATVLHSSESYVCGAIMLAQSLLKTGTKHDLILLIDTSISVATRQVLAAAGWTIRIIERIRNPRAEKDSYNEYNYSKFRLWQLTDYNKIIFIDSDIIVLRNLDIIFSFPQMSAVGNDNSIFNSGIMVIEPSNCTFMHFMQRTNDIISYNGGDQGFLNEIFVYWHRLPRRVNFLKNFWSNTTVETSMKNQLFGADPPKLYAIHYLGIKPWLCYRDYDCNWDIGDQQVYASDVAHRTWWKLHDTIDESLQNYCKLTKQRKIELKWDRMQAKKHGFADEHWKINVTDPRRRG, from the exons ATGTGGAAGGTCACCCCTTCAAAATCTTTGGTCATTAGGATCAATCTTGTGTTCCtatcttgttttcttgttatttaTGCCACCCTCCTCCTCCGTCCATCGGCCTCCTCCGTCTATCATGAAAATGCTGCGTCATATGTTCGCTGCTCCCTCCGTGATTGCCACCACAAG GTGGAAACCGGGTACAAGATGAAGGCAGTGCTACTGGAAGACGCAGTAGAGTCGAGTAGTAATCACTCAAAGCAAAAAATGGTGAAGAGAGAGAGGCCAAGTTTCTTAAATTCAAGTGGTTATCCAGGAACAGGGATAAGGATGAGGATGGGGATGGTGAATATGGAAGGGGAAGATTTAAGCGATTGGAACGTGCTTGGAAAGACGATTCCTGTGACGTTTGAAAAGGTTTCAGATTTATTCGAATGGAAGGACTTGTTCCCTGAATggattgatgaagaagaagagatgcATGAAACATTGTGTCCGGAGATTCCAATGCCGGATTACAAGAAATACGGGTATTTCGACATGATAGTGGTGAAGATACCATGCAAGTTTCCGGCGGAAGGGTGGGGAAGAGATGTTTTCCGGTTGCAACTGCACATGATAGCCGCGAATATGGTGGTGAGGAGAGGGAGGAAGAATTGGAATAGGAAGCCAAAGGTGGTTGTTTTGAGCAAGTGCCGGCCAATGGTGGAGATATTCCGGTGTGATGATTTGCTGGCACACGACGGCGATTGGTGGTATTATCGGCCTAATATGAAGAAGTTGGAACAAAAGGTTTATTTACCTGTTGGCACTTGTAACTTGGCTTTACCTCTATGGGGAAAAG GAAACGATGAAGTATACGATGTAACCAAGATCCAACAAACAAACTCAAGACGTAAATCAACAAAACGTCAAGCCTACGCCACCGTGCTCCACTCGTCGGAATCATACGTCTGCGGTGCCATCATGCTAGCCCAGTCCCTCCTCAAAACAGGAACCAAACACGACCTCATCCTCCTCATCGACACCTCCATCTCCGTCGCTACACGCCAGGTTCTAGCTGCCGCCGGTTGGACTATAAGAATCATCGAACGCATCCGCAACCCACGAGCCGAGAAGGACTCTTACAACGAGTACAACTACAGCAAATTCCGGCTATGGCAGCTCACCGACTACAACAAGATCATTTTCATCGACTCTGACATCATCGTCCTCCGCAATCTTGATATCATCTTCTCGTTCCCACAAATGTCCGCCGTCGGCAATGATAATTCCATATTTAATTCCGGTATAATGGTCATCGAGCCATCAAACTGTACTTTCATGCATTTCATGCAACGTACCAACGACATCATCTCGTACAATGGTGGCGATCAAGGGTTTTTGAATGAGATATTCGTTTACTGGCATAGATTACCGAGAAGGGTTAACTTCTTGAAGAACTTTTGGTCAAATACAACTGTCGAAACCAGCATGAAAAACCAGTTGTTTGGGGCTGATCCACCCAAGCTTTACGCCATACATTATTTGGGAATCAAGCCATGGCTATGCTACAGGGATTATGACTGTAACTGGGATATAGGGGATCAACAGGTGTATGCCAGTGATGTCGCACACCGAACATGGTGGAAGCTTCATGACACCATTGATGAGAGCTTGCAGAATTACTGTAAGTTGACGAAGCAAAGGAAGATAGAGTTGAAGTGGGATCGAATGCAGGCTAAGAAACATGGATTTGCCGATGAGCACTGGAAGATCAATGTTACAGATCCAAGACGCCGCGGTTAA
- the LOC111908836 gene encoding UDP-glucuronate:xylan alpha-glucuronosyltransferase 2 isoform X2, with protein sequence MKAVLLEDAVESSSNHSKQKMVKRERPSFLNSSGYPGTGIRMRMGMVNMEGEDLSDWNVLGKTIPVTFEKVSDLFEWKDLFPEWIDEEEEMHETLCPEIPMPDYKKYGYFDMIVVKIPCKFPAEGWGRDVFRLQLHMIAANMVVRRGRKNWNRKPKVVVLSKCRPMVEIFRCDDLLAHDGDWWYYRPNMKKLEQKVYLPVGTCNLALPLWGKGNDEVYDVTKIQQTNSRRKSTKRQAYATVLHSSESYVCGAIMLAQSLLKTGTKHDLILLIDTSISVATRQVLAAAGWTIRIIERIRNPRAEKDSYNEYNYSKFRLWQLTDYNKIIFIDSDIIVLRNLDIIFSFPQMSAVGNDNSIFNSGIMVIEPSNCTFMHFMQRTNDIISYNGGDQGFLNEIFVYWHRLPRRVNFLKNFWSNTTVETSMKNQLFGADPPKLYAIHYLGIKPWLCYRDYDCNWDIGDQQVYASDVAHRTWWKLHDTIDESLQNYCKLTKQRKIELKWDRMQAKKHGFADEHWKINVTDPRRRG encoded by the exons ATGAAGGCAGTGCTACTGGAAGACGCAGTAGAGTCGAGTAGTAATCACTCAAAGCAAAAAATGGTGAAGAGAGAGAGGCCAAGTTTCTTAAATTCAAGTGGTTATCCAGGAACAGGGATAAGGATGAGGATGGGGATGGTGAATATGGAAGGGGAAGATTTAAGCGATTGGAACGTGCTTGGAAAGACGATTCCTGTGACGTTTGAAAAGGTTTCAGATTTATTCGAATGGAAGGACTTGTTCCCTGAATggattgatgaagaagaagagatgcATGAAACATTGTGTCCGGAGATTCCAATGCCGGATTACAAGAAATACGGGTATTTCGACATGATAGTGGTGAAGATACCATGCAAGTTTCCGGCGGAAGGGTGGGGAAGAGATGTTTTCCGGTTGCAACTGCACATGATAGCCGCGAATATGGTGGTGAGGAGAGGGAGGAAGAATTGGAATAGGAAGCCAAAGGTGGTTGTTTTGAGCAAGTGCCGGCCAATGGTGGAGATATTCCGGTGTGATGATTTGCTGGCACACGACGGCGATTGGTGGTATTATCGGCCTAATATGAAGAAGTTGGAACAAAAGGTTTATTTACCTGTTGGCACTTGTAACTTGGCTTTACCTCTATGGGGAAAAG GAAACGATGAAGTATACGATGTAACCAAGATCCAACAAACAAACTCAAGACGTAAATCAACAAAACGTCAAGCCTACGCCACCGTGCTCCACTCGTCGGAATCATACGTCTGCGGTGCCATCATGCTAGCCCAGTCCCTCCTCAAAACAGGAACCAAACACGACCTCATCCTCCTCATCGACACCTCCATCTCCGTCGCTACACGCCAGGTTCTAGCTGCCGCCGGTTGGACTATAAGAATCATCGAACGCATCCGCAACCCACGAGCCGAGAAGGACTCTTACAACGAGTACAACTACAGCAAATTCCGGCTATGGCAGCTCACCGACTACAACAAGATCATTTTCATCGACTCTGACATCATCGTCCTCCGCAATCTTGATATCATCTTCTCGTTCCCACAAATGTCCGCCGTCGGCAATGATAATTCCATATTTAATTCCGGTATAATGGTCATCGAGCCATCAAACTGTACTTTCATGCATTTCATGCAACGTACCAACGACATCATCTCGTACAATGGTGGCGATCAAGGGTTTTTGAATGAGATATTCGTTTACTGGCATAGATTACCGAGAAGGGTTAACTTCTTGAAGAACTTTTGGTCAAATACAACTGTCGAAACCAGCATGAAAAACCAGTTGTTTGGGGCTGATCCACCCAAGCTTTACGCCATACATTATTTGGGAATCAAGCCATGGCTATGCTACAGGGATTATGACTGTAACTGGGATATAGGGGATCAACAGGTGTATGCCAGTGATGTCGCACACCGAACATGGTGGAAGCTTCATGACACCATTGATGAGAGCTTGCAGAATTACTGTAAGTTGACGAAGCAAAGGAAGATAGAGTTGAAGTGGGATCGAATGCAGGCTAAGAAACATGGATTTGCCGATGAGCACTGGAAGATCAATGTTACAGATCCAAGACGCCGCGGTTAA